From a region of the Triticum aestivum cultivar Chinese Spring chromosome 7D, IWGSC CS RefSeq v2.1, whole genome shotgun sequence genome:
- the LOC123168751 gene encoding polyadenylate-binding protein 2: protein MMAAQVQASAAPAAGAMEGGASPAAGAAAFPATSLYVGDLDVSVQDAQLFDVFSQVGSVVSVRVCRDVNTRMSLGYAYVNFSIPADAARALEMLNFTPVNGKPIRIMYSNRDPSSRKSGAANIFIKNLDKSIDNKALYDTFSAFGNILSCKVATEMSGESKGYGFVQYEQDESAQNAINELNGMLLNDKKVYVGPFVRKQERENVFGSPKFNNVYVKNLSESTTEDNLRELFGNFGPITSVIVVRADDGKSRCFGFVNFENPDDAARAVEDLNGKKFDDKELYVGRAQKKSEREMQLKENFEKSNKETADRNQGTNLYLKNLDGSVDDDEKLKELFAEFGTITSCKVMRDSNGVNKGSGFVAFKSSEDASRALVAMNGKMVGGKPLYVALAQRKEERRARLQAQFSQMRPVMPPPVAPRMPMYPPGVPGMGQQLFYGQPPPAFVNPQPGFGFQQHMIPGMRPGVAPMPNFVMPMVQQGQQPQRPSGRRAGAGGMQQPMPMGHQQMVPRGGRGGYRYASGRGMPDAAFRGVGAMVPSLYEMGRTTPGDTGAPQQVSSGALASALVNSPPEQQRLMLGESLYPLVDQLEHDQAAKVTGMLLEMDQTEVLHLIESPDALKSKVAEAMEVLRSAQQQQTNVPADQLAALSLSDGFVAS from the exons ATGATGGCGGCGCAGGTTCAGGCGTCGGCAGCTCCAGCGGCTGGCGCGATGGAGGGCGGCGCGTCTCCGGCGGCTGGGGCTGCGGCTTTCCCGGCGACGTCCCTGTACGTGGGGGATCTGGACGTGAGTGTGCAGGACGCGCAGCTCTTTGACGTCTTCAGCCAGGTCGGCTCGGTGGTGTCTGTGCGCGTGTGCCGGGACGTCAACACCAGGATGTCCCTAGGCTACGCGTACGTCAACTTCAGCATCCCTGCCGATG CTGCAAGGGCATTGGAAATGCTGAACTTCACTCCTGTTAATGGGAAGCCTATAAGGATAATGTATTCTAACCGTGACCCCAGCTCACGTAAAAGTGGTGCTGCAAATATATTTATCAAG AATCTTGACAAGTCAATAGATAACAAAGCGCTCTATGACACATTTTCTGCCTTTGGAAACATTCTTTCATGCAAAGTTGCTACAGAAATGTCTGGAGAATCCAAGGGTTATGGTTTTGTTCAGTATGAGCAGGACGAATCAGCACAGAATGCTATCAATGAGCTCAATGGGATGCTTTTGAATGACAAAAAGGTTTATGTTGGGCCTTTTGTTCGTAAACAGGAAAGGGAAAATGTTTTTGGCAGTCCCAAGTTCAATAATGTCTATGTAAAGAATCTATCAGAATCTACCACCGAAGATAATCTGAGAGAATTGTTTGGTAATTTTGGACCTATAACTAGTGTTATTGTAGTTCGAGCCGATGATGGTAAATCCAGATGTTTTGGATTCGTGAACTTTGAAAATCCGGATGATGCTGCACGTGCTGTTGAGGATTTGAATGGCAAGAAATTTGATGATAAGGAATTATATGTTGGTAGAGCTCAGAAGAAGTCTGAAAGGGAGATGCAATTGAAGGAAAATTTTGAGAAAAGCAATAAAGAGACAGCTGACAGGAACCAAGGCActaacttgtatttgaaaaacttGGATGGTAGTGTTGATGACGATGAGAAGTTAAAAGAACTTTTTGCCGAATTTGGCACTATAACTTCTTGCAAG GTTATGCGGGATTCAAATGGGGTCAACAAAGGATCTGGTTTTGTTGCATTTAAATCTTCCGAAGATGCTTCACGAGCT CTTGTGGCAATGAATGGTAAAATGGTTGGCGGTAAGCCTCTTTACGTAGCACTTGCGCAACGCAAGGAAGAAAGAAGAGCCAGGCTGCAG GCACAGTTTTCGCAAATGCGTCCTGTGATGCCACCGCCAGTTGCTCCGCGCATGCCCATGTACCCCCCTGGTGTTCCTGGAATGGGCCAACAGCTATTCTATGGCCAACCACCTCCAGCTTTTGTTAACCCACAG CCTGGATTTGGTTTCCAGCAACATATGATTCCTGGAATGAGACCTGGTGTTGCTCCAATGCCAAATTTCGTCATGCCAATGGTGCAGCAAGGTCAGCAACCACAACGCCCATCGGGAAGGCGCGCAGGTGCTGGTGGAATGCAGCAGCCAATGCCAATGGGTCATCAGCAG ATGGTTCCAAGGGGCGGCCGTGGTGGTTACCGTTATGCGTCTGGCCGTGGCATGCCTGATGCTGCATTCCGTGGTGTTGGAGCTATGGTGCCATCGCTGTATGAGATGGGAAGGACGACTCCTGGTGACACTGGAGCACCGCAGCAAGTTTCTAGTGGAGCATTAGCATCTGCACTTGTTAACTCTCCGCCGGAGCAGCAACGACTG ATGCTTGGTGAAAGCTTGTATCCACTCGTTGATCAGCTGGAGCATGACCAGGCTGCCAAGGTTACCGGTATGCTTCTGGAGATGGACCAGACTGAGGTTCTTCATCTAATCGAGTCACCTGATGCTCTGAAGTCTAAGGTCGCTGAAGCTATGGAGGTTCTCCGCAGTGCTCAGCAGCAGCAGACCAATGTTCCAGCTGATCAGCTGGCTGCTCTTTCGCTGAGCGATGGCTTTGTTGCTTCTTAG